Proteins found in one Zea mays cultivar B73 chromosome 1, Zm-B73-REFERENCE-NAM-5.0, whole genome shotgun sequence genomic segment:
- the LOC103631692 gene encoding nucleolin-like encodes MGCFLGCFGGAKERRRRRRKRSPSQSPNGRARALPRVTPNKVDLDGEAVSAAAPLLATLLELRDSTDDMCLALVKKKVTFDPNVTTFEAAPIPEDDGEEADPEDGGNSKEKGWMLASECAKSEAFPLNHRYSKFAGSGNVSDYEDAEEDEFEDEEEEEDDYEDEEGEDGLDECRIDDDDEDEHGLLGIGRSEEDACESLFLFPFGKMSRDSGGQVAAPVAPPAEAPAVLGSVESLNLTRWKEPKPRGAAAPKSSDKENVTVERENRMDFLAEPPAVAAKRKEEPRPAVSDNSYTPSTPSKQEASVDASLSTWLGSSATPESNSVRSYSPISRDERPILGALTVEDIKVSSANSTPRRSRSPSPSPDDMPILGTVGAYWNCSAKESDPVTRGGFMRTRTRFGQVR; translated from the exons CTTCGGGGGGGCCaaggagcgccgccgccgccgccgcaagcGGTCGCCGTCACAGTCCCCCAACGGCCGTGCCCGG GCCTTGCCGCGGGTTACGCCGAACAAGGTTGATCTGGATGGGGAGGCCGTCTCCGCCGCCGCGCCGCTACTAGCGACGCTCCTCGAGTTGAG GGACTCCACGGACGACATGTGCCTGGCCCTCGTGAAGAAGAAGGTGACATTCGACCCCAACGTCACCACATTCGAGGCGGCCCCGATCCCGGAGGACGACGGCGAGGAAGCCGATCCGGAGGATGGTGGGAATAGCAAGGAGAAGGGGTGGATGCTGGCGTCGGAGTGCGCCAAGTCCGAGGCCTTCCCCTTGAACCACAGGTACAGCAAGTTCGCCGGCAGCGGCAACGTCAGCGACTACGAGGACGCCGAGGAGGACGAATTCGaagacgaggaggaggaggaggacgactacGAGGATGAGGAAGGGGAAGACGGGCTCGATGAGTGTCGGATCGACGACGATGACGAAGACGAGCACGGCCTCCTCGGCATCGGACGCAGCGAGGAGGATGCGTGCGAGTCGCTCTTCCTGTTTCCGTTTGGCAAGATGTCCAGGGATTCCGGCGGCCAGGTAGCGGCGCCCGTCGCGCCCCCGGCGGAGGCCCCCGCGGTGCTCGGCTCCGTAGAGAGCCTGAACCTCACCCGGTGGAAGGAACCCAAGCCTCGCGGTGCCGCCGCGCCCAAGTCCTCGGACAAGGAGAAcgtcactgtggagcgggagaacCGGATGGACTTCCTCGCCGAACCACCCGCGGTGGCGGCCAAGAGGAAGGAGGAACCGAGGCCGGCGGTCTCGGACAACAGCTACACCCCCAGCACGCCGAGCAAACAGGAGGCCTCCGTGGACGCCAGCCTCTCCACGTGGCTCGGTTCCTCGGCGACGCCCGAGAGCAACTCGGTCCGGTCCTACTCGCCGATCAGCCGGGACGAACGGCCGATCCTCGGCGCCCTCACCGTGGAGGACATCAAGGTATCGTCCGCCAACTCAACGCCTCGGAGGTCGAGGTCCCCGAGCCCGAGTCCCGATGACATGCCGATCCTGGGGACGGTGGGGGCTTACTGGAACTGCAGTGCCAAGGAGTCTGATCCGGTCACGAGAGGAGGGTTTATGAGGACCAGAACCAGATTTGGCCAGGTCAGGTGA
- the LOC103631691 gene encoding uncharacterized protein LOC103631691 gives MGRLQYQHRSRSDSSFARSSETTAADLDARSLGSTAAAETVECPFGHIDGLSRAELREAAYEVFFMSCRAGGGRGGGAGGGGGLNYYPAGGDGGGDGGSPTIGAGPRGGTGINVVSSRLKKALGLKARRSSQPTILRSSMNPSSAPGSPGRMRGVRDQAPGSPGKPRRPMTSAEIMRQQMRVPEQTDARLRKTLMRALIGQVGKKADTIILPLELLRQLKPADFADGGEHHQWQRRQLKLLEAGLIHHPSLPLDRLNAPVLRFREIMQVADARAIDTGKASDTMRAICDAVLALAWRCAPGTGSPGEACHWADGYPLNVLLYVSLLQAIFDLKEETVVLDEVDELLELMRRAWQTLGIDKMIHNVCFAWVLFQQYVATGQIEPDLAGAALTVLGDVAADAKQEHRDPVYTQVLSSVLGSIHDWSEKRLLDYHEWYGKGMAATGAGAMVIPLSLALSTSKIIAESVPGMGIDLADSEHDGIGSFAGNRVDHYVRCSMRNAFAKALENELGQGNSMVIQRDDDPSETMARLAKDTEQLAQFELENFSPVLKRWHPFPGASAVATLHSCYGVLLKQYVAKATCLTNELVHVLHAAGRLEKALVPMMVEDVADSDDGGRSLVREVVPYDVDSLVARFLRTWIEERLRVARECLLRSKDTESWIPKSKGEPYARSAVELMKLAKATVDEFFGIPVTARDDMVQNVADGLGAIVQEYISFLASCGTKQSYLPPLPPLTRCNQDSTIIRLWKRAATPCREAGTNPRGRAHHGQSESISGGNNPRPSTSRGTQRLYIRLNTLHYLLSHIQALDKSLSFFSHGGCASPASVSNRQLAPSGRFDRARAAAQSAIVHVAEVAAYRLVFLDSHHSFYGGLYVGGVADARIRPALRALKQNLSLLVSILVDRAQPVAVREVMKASFQGFLIVLLAGGSDRSFTVEDHAMVEEDFRSLKRAFCTRGEGLVSEQVVEAEARAAEGVVALMALTAEQLVEEFGIAAYECTEAVSERQRLPLPPTTRRWSRSEPNTILRVLCHRDDEVASHFLKRTFQLPKRR, from the exons ATGGGGCGCCTCCAGTACCAACACCGCTCGCGGTCCGACTCCTCCTTCGCGCGCTCCTCCGAGACCACCGCCGCCGACCTCGATGCGCGCAGCCTCGGCTCCACCGCCGCCGCGGAAACCGTGGAGTGCCCCTTCGGTCACATCGATGGCCTCTCCCGTGCCGAGCTGCGGGAGGCCGCGTACGAGGTCTTCTTCATGTCGTGCCGCGCCGGCGGCGGAAGGGGAGGAGgagcaggcggcggcggcgggctgaACTATTACCCGGCAGGCGGGGACGGCGGGGGAGACGGCGGGTCGCCGACGATTGGAGCCGGCCCAAGAGGCGGCACGGGGATAAATGTCGTCAGCAGCAGACTGAAGAAGGCGCTGGGACTCAAGGCGCGGCGGTCGTCGCAGCCCACCATCTTGCGGAGCAGCATGAACCCGTCGTCCGCGCCGGGGTCGCCTGGCCGGATGCGCGGGGTGAGAGACCAGGCGCCCGGGTCACCCGGGAAGCCCAGGCGCCCGATGACCTCGGCCGAGATCATGCGGCAGCAGATGCGGGTCCCGGAGCAGACCGACGCCCGCCTGCGCAAGACGCTGATGCGCGCACTCATCGGCCAG GTGGGGAAGAAGGCGGACACGATCATCCTGCCGCTCGAGCTGCTCCGGCAGCTGAagccggccgacttcgccgacggCGGCGAGCACCACCAGTGGCAGCGCCGGCAGCTCAAGCTCCTGGAGGCGGGCCTCATCCATCACCCATCCCTCCCGCTAGACCGCCTCAACGCCCCCGTGCTCCGGTTCCGGGAGATCATGCAGGTCGCCGACGCTCGCGCCATCGACACCGGCAAGGCCTCGGACACCATGCGCGCCATCTGCGATGCCGTGCTCGCCCTCGCCTGGCGCTGCGCTCCCGGCACGGGGTCCCCGGGCGAGGCCTGCCACTGGGCCGACGGGTACCCACTCAACGTGCTCCTCTACGTCTCGCTGCTCCAGGCCATATTTGACCTCAAGGAGGAGACCGTTGTGCTCGACGAGGTGGATGAGCTCCTGGAGCTCATGAGGCGGGCATGGCAGACGCTGGGGATCGACAAGATGATCCACAACGTGTGCTTCGCTTGGGTGCTCTTCCAGCAGTACGTGGCCACCGGGCAGATCGAGCCGGACCTCGCCGGCGCCGCACTCACGGTGCTCGGTGATGTGGCAGCCGACGCGAAGCAGGAGCACCGTGACCCGGTGTACACCCAGGTGCTCTCGAGTGTTCTTGGCTCGATACATGACTGGTCAGAGAAACGGCTGCTTGATTACCATGAATGGTACGGGAAGGGCATGGCTGCCACCGGCGCTGGGGCAATGGTGATTCCGCTGTCTCTGGCACTTTCCACGAGCAAGATCATCGCAGAGAGTGTGCCTGGGATGGGCATCGATCTGGCAGACTCCGAGCACGACGGCATCGGGAGCTTCGCTGGCAACCGTGTGGATCACTACGTCAGATGCTCCATGAGAAATGCCTTCGCTAAG GCATTGGAGAACGAGCTCGGACAAGGGAACAGCATGGTCATCCAACGCGACGACGACCCCAGCGAGACCATGGCACGGCTCGCCAAGGACACGGAGCAGCTGGCTCAGTTCGAGCTGGAGAACTTCAGCCCGGTGCTGAAGCGGTGGCACCCGTTCCCGGGCGCGTCCGCGGTGGCCACGCTCCACAGCTGCTACGGCGTCTTGCTGAAGCAGTACGTGGCCAAGGCGACGTGCCTGACCAACGAGCTCGTGCACGTGCTGCACGCGGCGGGCAGGCTCGAGAAGGCCCTGGTGCCGATGATGGTCGAGGACGTGGCGGACAGCGACGACGGCGGCAGGTCGTTGGTCAGGGAGGTCGTCCCCTACGACGTGGACTCCCTCGTGGCGCGCTTCCTCCGGACTTGGATCGAGGAGAGGCTCAGGGTTGCTAGGGAGTGCCTCCTGAGGTCCAAGGACACTGAG AGCTGGATACCCAAGTCCAAAGGCGAGCCGTATGCGCGATCCGCGGTGGAGCTGATGAAGCTGGCCAAGGCGACCGTCGACGAGTTCTTCGGGATCCCGGTGACCGCGAGGGACGACATGGTTCAGAACGTCGCCGACGGCTTGGGCGCCATCGTTCAGGAGTACATCTCCTTCCTCGCGTCTTGCG GCACCAAGCAGAGCTACCTCCCTCCGCTGCCTCCACTGACCAGGTGCAACCAGGACTCGACGATCATCAGGCTCTGGAAGAGGGCGGCGACGCCGTGCCGAGAAGCCGGGACGAACCCGCGCGGCCGCGCCCACCACGGCCAGAGCGAGTCCATCTCGGGCGGCAACAACCCGCGCCCGTCCACCAGCCGCGGCACGCAGCGCCTCTACATCCGGCTCAACACCCTCCACTACCTGCTCAGCCACATCCAGGCGCTCGACAAATCCCTCTCCTTCTTCTCGCACGGCGGGTGCGCGTCGCCGGCGTCGGTCTCGAACCGCCAACTGGCGCCGTCCGGCCGTTTCGACCGTGCGCGCGCCGCGGCGCAGTCGGCCATCGTCCACGTCGCCGAGGTCGCCGCGTACCGCCTCGTCTTCCTGGACTCGCACCACTCCTTCTACGGCGGGCTCTACGTCGGGGGCGTCGCCGACGCCCGCATCCGCCCCGCGCTCCGCGCGCTGAAGCAGAACCTGTCGCTGCTCGTCTCCATCCTCGTGGACCGCGCGCAGCCGGTGGCCGTCCGGGAGGTGATGAAGGCCTCGTTCCAGGGGTTCCTCATCGTCCTGCTCGCCGGCGGCAGCGACAGGAGCTTCACGGTGGAGGACCACGCGATGGTCGAAGAGGACTTCCGGAGCCTGAAGCGGGCCTTCTGCACGCGCGGGGAGGGGCTCGTGTCCGAGCAGGTGGTCGAGGCCGAGGCCCGGGCCGCGGAGGGCGTCGTCGCGCTCATGGCGCTGACGGCGGAGCAGCTCGTGGAGGAGTTTGGAATCGCGGCGTACGAGTGCACCGAGGCGGTCTCCGAGAGGCAGCGCCTACCGTTGCCGCCGAcgaccaggcggtggagccgcagTGAGCCAAACACCATCCTGCGCGTGCTGTGCCATCGCGACGACGAGGTCGCCAGCCACTTCCTGAAGCGCACATTTCAGCTTCCCAAGAGGCGGTAA